The following nucleotide sequence is from Zingiber officinale cultivar Zhangliang chromosome 10A, Zo_v1.1, whole genome shotgun sequence.
TCGACTTTGATACAAATACATGTTTAAGCTAAGTTAAACAGGAAAAGATTTATTCCAATTGCATCTCTAAGTATACTAGAGCAGTCCAAGTTTCATGAAAAAAGTCGAGGCAATGAAAACCCTGGTATATTAGACCAGCCCACGTTTCATGAAAAACTCAAGGCAAACAACGGACACCCAACTCCATATGGGGTTGTCCTCTTGAATGACATTGGAGCCTCAATCGGCTACTTATTCTGATTTCTCCGGCTTTTAGAGGAGATGATAACCCAGGCAACATACAGCAACATCGGCGCCAGCAACAGAGAGTAGTTACTGGTCAGGTTGGTTGAAGTACCCTCTGATGAAGATGATCCATGTGGGTTGGTGGGTTTCACATCAGTGGATGAGTGTACTGGTTTGGCTGGGGTTTTCTCTGCAGCTTTTGGGCCCTGAAAGTCTAGGCCGTCTCAACTTTAGCAACAAAAAAATGTAAATAAAAGATGCATTGATATGTTAATGTTTATAATTTCACTTAGGACTATTAGTATCCAACAAGACATCTCAAATATTTGAGGTTGGCTATATAAATTTTCTATATAGCATGCCATTCTTTGATCATATTATTAGCATTTCCTACCTTATAATTAGTATTAGAGACCCaaaaaaacaaaattattaaCACATTTGACAGCTTGTACCAGGAACTAT
It contains:
- the LOC122028205 gene encoding uncharacterized protein LOC122028205 → MSAMNAARFIARRLSSSGRVLREEEKKAENVFNKGPKAAEKTPAKPVHSSTDVKPTNPHGSSSSEGTSTNLTSNYSLLLAPMLLYVAWVIISSKSRRNQNK